The following nucleotide sequence is from Podospora bellae-mahoneyi strain CBS 112042 chromosome 1 map unlocalized CBS112042p_1, whole genome shotgun sequence.
AAGAGCTGGGTCGAGTCCCGAGATGATCGATACCGCAGACCTGGCCGACTTTGGAATGCCACCGCCCGACTATGACGAAGTGAGCTTGGACGACATCACGCCTGGGCACTCACGTCGCAATTCTGGGGTATCAGCCTTATCGGGCAGGAACAGCCCCTTCAACGAGCCGCCCCCAGACTATCCAGGCCCCGGACCAGCCAGGGCACGCAGCAACCGACTGTCGGCAGCCATTCAGGACCTCGCCGCACAGGTTCAGGAAGACCAAGAGCCTACAGGTCGGCCAGGGTTGAGACTGAGCCAGGTGCCACAGATCGTTATTGAACCGTCGAGCGCGAGACCATGAGAACAATAAGCATTGGATGTGACTGAGTATTTTGGATACCCAGAGATTGGATGTACACGTACCTTTTTGGACCCTTTGGCTTTGGAATTTGGGCATGACGAACGAATATCAGATGATTTGGCATGGAGTTCTGTTGGTTCTGGCTTTAATATAGGAGAGTTCCTTGGATTAATTCTGACAAGGGCAGGTTGCGAGGGTGActgagatggaggtggactGTATATAGGTACTTGGTTATAAAAGAAGACGTGTTGAAGCAGAGGATAGTGGCAATCGACAGGCGTTCGTGGTCTCAGTCATTTGGCACTGTTTCCATTATTTGTTCCCGTGGAATAATGTTCGTCTACAAGCCAGATACATACCCCGCGGTGTGTTCTACTCAACTACATCCTACCCACCTGGATGAGGGACTGTAAGCACACAACATCTGGATATAAGAGTCCTGGATTTTACAACTGAGCAACTTGAACTGGGCTAAACACCAACATAGGGTCAACAATGTTCACTTTGCTCCCCTCCTTGGATGTAAGAAACAGGCTGTGGCGTGAGTGGTCAATCCAGTTCCCCGCCCCACTAAAAAAATTCGCGGAGCTGGAGTCTCGCCGGGAACCACCGTATCGTATCCTGCGGGAATCTTAGCCCCACGAacgtccccttcctcttgtttgtggttgttggtgtcattccttttctctttcttcgGCCAGCCAAGATGAGGGTAATACGGGCGGTAAACAGCTGTCGCGCTGCTCTTGCGACAAGAAACGCAGCGCTGGTGGGCCGCCGGGCCTTGCCATACGCTGCTACCATCAACAGCGCCAGACTGGGAGGTCTCAGAGAGTTCAGCAGGACGTCCAACTACAGGGCTGCCGagggtgctgctgccgcgTATGGCTTAACCCCTTAACCTAACATGACATCTTCAGGCAATGGCTGACACTGGAGAACGGGAACTACAGTCTCAAGCAGGCCAAGGAGCTGGCCCAGGCCAACATGACCCCCGAAGCTGCCGCCGCGAAGGTCTCCCCCGCCGAGGCTGCCAGGTTGGCACATGTCCGGAACATCGGTATCGCAGTATGTTATGGCCTTGGTTCAAGATGGCAAGTTGGTCGAAGAACCAACTGGACTTTATTGGGGAACAGGAAATGCTGAGACAAGCACGGCAAACCACTAGGCACACATCGATTCCGGCAAGACCACTGTATCCGAGCGCATTCTCTTCTACACCGGCAGAACGAAGCACATTCACGAAGTTCGCGGGCGTGATGGCGTCGGTGCCAAGATGGACTCCATGGAactggagagggagagaggtaTCACCATTCAGTCTGCCGCCACCTTTGCCGACTGGAAGTACAAGACCAAAGACGGCAAGGAGGATATCTACCACCTGAACTTGATCGACACGCCCGGACATATTGATTTCACCATCGAGGTCGAGAGAGCCATGAGAGTGTTAGACGGCGCCGTCATGGTGCTGTGCGCTGTCAGTGGTGTCCAATCCCAGACCATCACGGTCGATCGCCAGATGAAGCGTTACAACGTCCCCCGTATCTCATTCGTCAACAAGATGGATCGTATGGGTGCCAACCCCTTCAGGGCTGTCGAGATGATCAACTCCAAGCTCAAGATCCCCGCTGCCGCTATTCAGATCCCGATCGGTGCtgagaaggagtttgagggtgTCGTTGATCTCATTGAGATGAGGGCAATCAGAAACGATGGCCAACGTGGTGTCAACGTCAAGGTCTCGAACCAGATCCCcgaggagttgaaggagttggCCGAGCAAAAGAGACAAGAGCTGATTGAGAAATTGGCCGATGTCGACGATGAGATCGCCGAAATGTTCTTGGACGAGatcacccccacccccgagcaGATCAAGGCTGCTATCCGCAGAGCGACTATTGGCCTCAAGTTCACCCCTGTGTTGATGGGCTCTGCCCTCGCCGACAAGTCCATCCAGCCCATGCTTGACGCTGTCTGCGActacctccccaaccccaacgacGTTCCCAACATGGCTCTCGACCGGTCCAAGGGCGAAGCTCCTGTCAGCTTGCTTCCCTACAACTCTCTTCCCTTTGTCGGCCTCGCCTTCAAGCTGGAAGAGAACCCTTATGGTCAGCTCACCTACATGCGTGTCTACCAGGGCTCCCTGAAGAAGGGCCAGtacctcttcaacacccgCAATGATAAAAAGGTCCGCATTCCCCGCATCGTCCGCATGCACTCCAATGAAATGGAGGACGTGGCCGAGATTGGCGCCGGTGAAATTTGTGCCGTCTTCGGCGTTGAGTGCGCCTCCGGTGACACCTTCACCGACGGTCGCCTTCCTTACGGCATGAGCTCCATGTACGTCCCTGACGCCGTCATGTCTCTCAGCATCAAGCCCAAGCGTAGCAGCGACGCCGACGCCTTCTCCAAGGCCATGAACCGCTTCATGCGTGAGGATCCCACCTTCCGCCTCCACGTCGATGAGGAGTCAGAAGAGACCATCATCAGCGGTATGGGCGAACTTCATCTAGACATTTACGTCGAGCGTCTCCGCCGTGAGTACAAGGTCGACTGCGAGACTGGCAAACCCCGCGTCGCCTACCGCGAGACCATTAGCCGCAAGGCCGAGTTCGACTTCTTGCTCAAGCGCCAGTCCGGCGGTCCCGGTGAT
It contains:
- the MEF1 gene encoding Elongation factor G, mitochondrial (COG:J; EggNog:ENOG503NV2U); protein product: MRVIRAVNSCRAALATRNAALVGRRALPYAATINSARLGGLREFSRTSNYRAAEGAAAALKQAKELAQANMTPEAAAAKVSPAEAARLAHVRNIGIAAHIDSGKTTVSERILFYTGRTKHIHEVRGRDGVGAKMDSMELERERGITIQSAATFADWKYKTKDGKEDIYHLNLIDTPGHIDFTIEVERAMRVLDGAVMVLCAVSGVQSQTITVDRQMKRYNVPRISFVNKMDRMGANPFRAVEMINSKLKIPAAAIQIPIGAEKEFEGVVDLIEMRAIRNDGQRGVNVKVSNQIPEELKELAEQKRQELIEKLADVDDEIAEMFLDEITPTPEQIKAAIRRATIGLKFTPVLMGSALADKSIQPMLDAVCDYLPNPNDVPNMALDRSKGEAPVSLLPYNSLPFVGLAFKLEENPYGQLTYMRVYQGSLKKGQYLFNTRNDKKVRIPRIVRMHSNEMEDVAEIGAGEICAVFGVECASGDTFTDGRLPYGMSSMYVPDAVMSLSIKPKRSSDADAFSKAMNRFMREDPTFRLHVDEESEETIISGMGELHLDIYVERLRREYKVDCETGKPRVAYRETISRKAEFDFLLKRQSGGPGDYARVVGWVEPNAEDAEKNYFETRVVGGTIPEKYLAACGKGFEEACLKGPLLGHRVIGASMIITDGATHVTDSSDYAFNLATQMAFRKAFPDAGGAVLEPLMKTTITAPVEFQGNILMLMNKRGTIVDTEVGADEFTLVADCSLNAMFGFSTHLRAATQGKGEFSMEFSHYAPAPPHLQKELVAAYEKELDSKRTK